One Thermoanaerobacter pseudethanolicus ATCC 33223 DNA window includes the following coding sequences:
- a CDS encoding GH36-type glycosyl hydrolase domain-containing protein, translating into MWYIVALVLLLIATSIVHISKNQRLSREDSIRDFDDIILNSEEMEKHAAEIAQNHNIMKRTKLSYLLIPRMNKNYNYIKNVYRNLNSILKEEDVYISQEEEWLLDNFYIIEEQVKEIRKSLSKSYYSGLPGLKNGLFKGYPRIYAIAFELVLHTDGKIDEKAIINFIKAYQTKALLSSSELWALSLMIRIALVEKIKKICEKIVETRHQREKAEKILTLLLEKEMKYEEVKKLIRNNINVADRFPLQFIEHLVSRLRKEGSNSVNVIQSIEKILMEYDTSINDVAEKAHQIQAKRQISIGNAITSLKTVSSLDWAQIFESLSSVEQVLRQDPDGTYPKMDFESRDYYRHEIEKIAKYYNTSETYVAKKAIECAKEVTEQEGKLGYINHVGFYLVGKGRSILENKLSNKSKRTISWKKIAKKSPETLYVGLILIFLLVEEFFALKYIANFSNKWGLLFISGVILLIPFSEMSVQLVNWILVHIFKPVVLPKIELKEGIPEDAKTMVVISSLLPDEKRTKELIENLEVYYHANREKNLYFGLLGDFKDAPFEVMSEDEKIVKCALEQIEKLNEKYSKNGEKIFYYFHRKRKYNQMQKSWMGWERKRGALVEFNELLRGKEDTSFYVVSGDVAKLNIKYVITLDADTNLPIDTAKKLVGTMLHPLNKAVIDRDYGVVVEGYGLLQPRIGIDIESANATLFSKIYAGEGGIDPYTTAVSDVYQDLFGEGIYTGKGIYDVDVFRELLRDTIPDNSILSHDLLEGSFVRTGLVSDIELIDGYPAKYNSYIMRLHRWVRGDWQLLPYLKSKIKNRKGEMVKNPLSLITKWKIIDNLRRSVVSVALMLMLFLGFSLLPGSSFLWLGVAILTVFFPILPALVDTIFKGQFRHYWEKRHKAVITSIEAAFYQSLLNFAFLPYQAYMMADAIVRTLTRLYITRKNLLEWVTAADMEKRLRNDFASFFKRMWIVLVEGLALVALVMYFKPQDLIGAIVLFFLWAISPYIAFYISQPIISKEKTVSQEEMEELRLIARKTWRFFEDFVTESQNYLPPDNFQEDPPNGIAERTSPTNIGLYLVSVVGARDLGYITTTEMVERIKKTLTTIGKMEKWNGHLYNWYNTRTLEPLRPYYVSTVDSGNLVGYLITVKEAIGEFLNKPLIDIELAKGLKDTIKMLNIEGITEDIFRNILNKKTLMPSDWEVFLSKISEKLSSTEDEVGNIERLKNIIGALKREMKEFLAWTEFDERQKEQEIFKRYKEVFEEHSSPKELEKVYKNYLLEIEEVFKKATEEEKALLKSQKDKVAQALEKIKKLEAEIENIKSTIENLVEKTEFRHLYDEKRQLFSIGYNVEEEKLTKSYYDLLASEARQASFIAIAKREIDKKHWFKLGRMLAIENRYKGLVSWSGTMFEYFMPLLIMKNYQNTLLDETYAFAVRVQKNYAKELGIPWGISESGFYAFDINLNYQYKAFGVPSLGLKRGLSHDKVVAPYGSLLAIGVDVEGVLQNIRFLKKEGVEGKYGFYEAIDYTPERFPFGKKSAIVKSFMAHHQGMAFVALDNFINNNIMQKRFHKDPSIKAIQILLQEKMPMYLDITREEREEARKIQKVRKEDGDFVRVLGESKTWLPEVHILSSGRYFVMLTEKGTGYSKNNKGIFLTRWRKDLAQDFGTFIFVQNINSNTVWSATYAPFYEKGQNYRVVFSADKAEYFKRVGNIDTHLEIVVSPEDDVEIRRLTLKNHSKHPRILEITSFGEISLIDLPTDVAHPAFNKLFVKTEFLKEEDAILVCRKPREQGKNKLWAVHKVAVLSGEIVGDTQFETDRAKFIGRGRSLKNPIALEADQPLSNTEGAVLDPIVSLRKRVKVMPGEVAKVVYISAITETKEKAIKIAAKYKEENVVERDFEMSWTRSRVELDYLNLKPRELGLLQRMLAHILFVSPQRRYREEMILKNVKGQSGLWAYGISGDLPIVLVEIEKMEEIEMVKWFLKAYEYWKMKGINIDLVILNKDKSGYLQPLHDKIKELINTTFSYDIFGKYGGVYLLQQNNLKEEDVYLLNTVVALKFEGGNESIYDQIMIKETKNAPKLKNWVKKVQNFEEIKLEELPLDYYNGFGGFSYDGKEYIIKWEGKSTPAPWINVISNPSFGFQVSETGAGYTWAENSREYKLTPWYNDPVLDPHGEVIYLTDEETGDRWSITPLPAGKAKVHYIKHGFGYTSFETICCGLSQHLKMFVAKEDSIKINLVTIKNLGNENRKLTVSYYIRPVLGVTDEITFPYLFTKYDEKIGALMIKNVYNEDFANRLAFLSASEKINSFTGDRAEFIGVASSLTLPQALEYETLSNSTGISLDPCAAIQFHVEVKAKEEKQFTILLGHGKNEEEVKRLILKYTNVENCQNELQRVQEFWQELLRRIQIKTPDKSMDLLVNGWLPYQTIACRLWARSAFYQSGGAYGFRDQLQDAMNMVYLEPEFTKNQIVNACQHQFVEGDVQHWWHPVLNKGIRTKFADDLLWLPYVTADYIEKTGDWPILDIEVNYLEDLRLKEEEEERYSTPRISETKGTVYEHCIRAIDYSLKFGEHGLPLMGAGDWNDGMNKVGNKGKGESVWLGWFLYTILQKFSPICQTKKDEEHAKKYQEIANKLIKAIEENAWDGSWYRRAYFDDGTPLGSVDNSECKIDSISQSWSVISKAGKEVRVKEAMKAVVNYLVNEEEGIIKLLTPPFDNGDLNPGYIKGYVPGVRENGGQYTHAAAWVILAFAELGEGDRAWQLYNMINPINHTRTPIECMKYKVEPYVMAADVYAVEPHVGRGGWTWYTGAAGWMYRIAIENLLGLKKYGEKLIIDPCIPKNWDKYVIEYNYKNTKYLIEVRNPEGVNKGVKEVYIDGELVTDKTIDLTKEGNGHQVLVIMG; encoded by the coding sequence GTGTGGTACATAGTAGCTTTAGTTTTGCTTTTAATAGCAACTTCAATAGTACATATTTCAAAAAATCAGAGATTAAGTAGAGAAGATTCGATTAGGGATTTTGACGATATCATTTTAAATTCGGAAGAAATGGAAAAGCATGCAGCAGAAATAGCGCAGAATCACAACATAATGAAGAGAACTAAATTATCCTATTTGCTAATTCCGCGGATGAATAAAAACTACAACTACATAAAGAATGTTTACAGAAATTTGAACAGCATTTTAAAAGAAGAGGATGTCTATATTTCTCAAGAAGAGGAGTGGTTGTTAGATAACTTTTATATAATCGAAGAGCAAGTTAAGGAAATAAGGAAAAGTTTGTCAAAAAGTTATTATTCGGGGCTTCCAGGGCTTAAAAATGGTTTATTCAAAGGTTACCCAAGAATATATGCTATAGCCTTTGAGCTAGTTCTTCACACTGATGGGAAAATTGATGAAAAAGCCATAATTAATTTTATAAAGGCTTATCAGACAAAGGCTTTGCTTTCCAGCTCTGAGCTGTGGGCTTTAAGCCTTATGATACGTATTGCTTTGGTGGAGAAAATAAAAAAGATTTGCGAGAAAATTGTAGAAACTCGCCACCAAAGGGAAAAAGCAGAAAAGATACTCACATTGCTTTTGGAAAAAGAAATGAAATATGAAGAAGTGAAAAAGCTTATAAGGAACAATATCAATGTTGCAGACAGATTCCCTCTACAATTTATTGAACATTTGGTAAGTAGACTTAGAAAAGAAGGGAGTAATTCTGTTAATGTCATACAGTCTATAGAAAAAATTTTAATGGAGTATGATACTAGCATTAACGATGTAGCAGAAAAGGCTCATCAAATACAGGCAAAAAGGCAAATTTCTATAGGCAATGCTATTACCAGTTTAAAAACTGTTTCCTCTCTCGATTGGGCACAAATTTTTGAAAGTTTGAGTTCCGTAGAGCAAGTTTTGAGGCAAGACCCGGACGGTACATATCCTAAGATGGATTTTGAATCAAGAGATTATTACAGACATGAAATAGAAAAAATAGCTAAATATTATAATACTTCAGAAACTTATGTTGCTAAAAAGGCAATTGAATGTGCAAAAGAAGTGACAGAACAAGAGGGAAAACTAGGATATATAAACCATGTAGGATTTTACCTTGTAGGCAAAGGAAGAAGTATTCTTGAAAATAAGCTGAGTAACAAATCAAAAAGGACAATAAGCTGGAAAAAAATTGCCAAAAAATCTCCAGAGACTTTGTATGTAGGTTTAATTTTAATCTTCCTATTGGTGGAGGAGTTTTTTGCATTAAAATATATAGCAAATTTTTCTAATAAATGGGGGCTATTATTTATCTCTGGTGTAATTCTTCTAATACCTTTTAGTGAAATGTCAGTTCAATTAGTAAATTGGATTTTAGTGCATATTTTTAAGCCAGTAGTATTGCCAAAAATTGAGTTAAAAGAAGGTATTCCTGAAGATGCTAAGACAATGGTAGTTATTTCTTCTCTTTTGCCAGATGAAAAAAGGACAAAAGAGCTGATTGAAAATCTTGAGGTGTATTATCACGCCAACAGAGAAAAGAATTTGTATTTTGGCTTATTAGGGGATTTTAAAGACGCTCCTTTTGAGGTTATGTCGGAGGATGAGAAGATTGTAAAGTGTGCTTTGGAACAAATTGAAAAGTTAAACGAGAAATATTCTAAAAACGGCGAAAAGATATTTTACTATTTCCACAGAAAAAGAAAATACAATCAAATGCAAAAAAGCTGGATGGGCTGGGAAAGAAAAAGAGGAGCTCTTGTCGAATTTAATGAACTTTTAAGAGGGAAGGAAGATACGAGTTTTTATGTAGTTAGTGGAGATGTTGCCAAACTAAATATAAAATATGTAATAACTTTGGATGCAGATACAAATTTGCCTATTGATACTGCTAAAAAATTAGTAGGTACTATGTTGCATCCCTTAAACAAAGCAGTGATTGACAGAGATTATGGTGTAGTAGTAGAGGGATATGGACTATTGCAACCTAGAATAGGCATTGATATAGAAAGCGCAAATGCTACACTGTTTTCTAAAATCTATGCTGGAGAAGGCGGTATAGATCCATATACTACAGCAGTATCAGATGTTTATCAGGATTTGTTCGGAGAAGGCATATATACAGGTAAAGGAATATACGATGTAGATGTATTTAGAGAACTTTTAAGAGATACTATACCGGATAATTCTATTTTAAGTCATGACCTTTTAGAAGGGTCCTTTGTGCGAACCGGTCTTGTCAGTGATATAGAATTGATTGATGGCTATCCTGCTAAATACAATTCCTATATCATGAGACTGCACAGATGGGTAAGAGGGGATTGGCAGTTATTGCCTTATTTGAAATCTAAAATAAAAAATAGAAAAGGAGAAATGGTAAAAAACCCCCTTTCTTTAATAACTAAATGGAAAATTATAGACAACCTAAGAAGAAGTGTTGTTTCAGTTGCCTTGATGTTAATGCTATTTTTAGGATTTAGCCTTTTGCCGGGAAGCAGTTTTTTATGGTTAGGGGTTGCGATTTTAACTGTATTCTTCCCAATTCTACCTGCTTTAGTTGACACTATTTTTAAAGGCCAGTTCAGACACTATTGGGAAAAAAGACATAAAGCCGTGATAACAAGCATAGAAGCCGCTTTTTATCAATCATTACTTAATTTTGCGTTTTTACCCTATCAAGCTTATATGATGGCAGATGCAATAGTTAGAACACTGACGAGACTGTATATAACTCGAAAGAATTTATTAGAATGGGTTACGGCTGCTGACATGGAGAAGCGACTTAGAAATGACTTTGCAAGTTTTTTTAAAAGAATGTGGATAGTTTTAGTAGAGGGATTAGCATTAGTTGCATTAGTTATGTATTTTAAACCCCAAGATTTAATTGGGGCAATAGTGCTTTTTTTCCTTTGGGCAATTTCTCCCTACATTGCTTTTTATATAAGCCAGCCAATAATTTCAAAAGAAAAAACTGTGTCACAAGAGGAAATGGAGGAATTGCGACTAATTGCGAGAAAAACCTGGAGATTTTTTGAAGACTTTGTGACAGAAAGCCAGAATTATCTACCACCAGATAATTTTCAAGAAGACCCGCCTAATGGGATTGCGGAGAGAACGTCACCTACAAACATAGGACTTTACTTGGTTTCAGTAGTTGGAGCAAGAGATTTAGGCTATATAACCACAACTGAGATGGTAGAAAGAATCAAAAAAACCCTCACTACAATTGGAAAAATGGAAAAATGGAACGGCCATTTGTACAATTGGTACAATACGAGGACTTTAGAGCCTTTAAGGCCCTATTATGTGTCTACTGTCGATAGCGGAAATTTAGTAGGTTATTTGATTACAGTAAAGGAAGCAATAGGTGAATTTTTAAATAAACCTCTTATAGATATTGAATTGGCAAAAGGCTTAAAAGATACTATCAAAATGTTGAATATAGAAGGAATTACTGAAGATATTTTTAGAAACATTTTAAATAAAAAAACTTTAATGCCATCTGATTGGGAGGTATTCTTAAGTAAAATTAGTGAGAAACTTTCAAGTACAGAAGATGAGGTAGGAAATATTGAAAGGTTAAAGAATATAATTGGGGCTTTAAAAAGGGAGATGAAAGAATTTTTAGCATGGACAGAATTTGATGAAAGACAGAAAGAGCAAGAAATTTTTAAAAGATATAAGGAGGTTTTTGAAGAACATTCATCTCCAAAAGAATTGGAAAAAGTCTATAAAAACTATTTATTAGAAATAGAAGAAGTTTTTAAAAAAGCTACAGAAGAGGAGAAAGCTTTGTTAAAAAGTCAAAAAGATAAAGTTGCCCAGGCTCTGGAGAAAATTAAAAAGTTGGAGGCAGAGATTGAAAATATAAAGAGTACAATTGAAAATTTGGTAGAAAAAACAGAGTTCAGGCATTTGTATGACGAAAAAAGACAATTATTCTCAATAGGGTACAATGTTGAAGAGGAAAAACTTACAAAGTCTTATTATGATTTGTTGGCTTCGGAAGCAAGGCAAGCAAGTTTTATTGCTATTGCAAAAAGAGAAATTGATAAAAAACATTGGTTTAAATTGGGCCGGATGCTTGCCATTGAAAATCGTTATAAAGGCTTGGTATCTTGGTCTGGAACGATGTTTGAGTACTTTATGCCCCTTTTAATAATGAAAAATTACCAAAATACTTTATTGGATGAAACTTATGCCTTTGCTGTAAGAGTGCAAAAAAATTATGCTAAAGAATTAGGAATTCCATGGGGTATATCGGAGTCCGGATTTTACGCTTTTGACATAAATTTGAATTATCAGTACAAAGCTTTTGGAGTCCCAAGTCTAGGTCTTAAAAGGGGATTATCCCACGACAAAGTAGTAGCTCCTTATGGGTCTTTGCTGGCTATTGGAGTAGATGTAGAAGGGGTACTACAAAACATAAGGTTCCTTAAAAAAGAAGGAGTTGAAGGGAAATACGGTTTTTATGAAGCGATAGATTATACACCAGAAAGATTTCCTTTTGGCAAGAAAAGTGCGATAGTCAAAAGCTTTATGGCTCATCACCAAGGTATGGCTTTTGTGGCTTTAGACAATTTTATAAATAACAATATAATGCAAAAAAGATTTCATAAAGACCCAAGTATAAAAGCTATTCAAATATTATTACAAGAAAAAATGCCAATGTATTTAGATATAACGAGGGAAGAAAGAGAAGAAGCAAGAAAAATTCAAAAAGTTCGCAAAGAAGATGGAGACTTTGTAAGGGTTTTAGGAGAATCAAAAACTTGGCTGCCAGAGGTTCATATTTTATCGAGCGGAAGATATTTTGTAATGCTTACAGAAAAAGGGACAGGATACAGTAAAAATAACAAAGGTATTTTCTTGACAAGATGGAGGAAAGACTTGGCGCAAGATTTTGGTACCTTTATATTTGTTCAAAATATAAACTCTAATACTGTATGGTCAGCCACTTACGCTCCCTTTTACGAAAAAGGTCAGAATTACAGGGTTGTTTTCTCTGCAGATAAAGCAGAATACTTTAAAAGAGTTGGAAATATAGATACTCACTTAGAGATAGTCGTTTCACCAGAGGATGATGTGGAGATAAGGCGGTTGACTTTAAAAAATCATAGTAAACATCCGAGAATATTAGAAATTACAAGTTTTGGAGAAATAAGCTTAATAGATTTGCCAACAGATGTGGCACATCCTGCTTTTAATAAACTTTTTGTAAAAACAGAATTTTTAAAGGAAGAAGATGCAATTTTAGTCTGCAGAAAGCCAAGGGAACAAGGAAAAAATAAACTATGGGCTGTGCACAAGGTAGCAGTTTTAAGTGGAGAAATTGTGGGAGATACTCAGTTTGAAACTGATAGAGCAAAATTTATAGGAAGAGGAAGAAGTCTAAAAAATCCAATTGCTTTAGAAGCTGATCAGCCCCTTTCCAATACAGAAGGAGCAGTTCTTGATCCTATTGTAAGTTTAAGAAAAAGAGTAAAAGTAATGCCAGGGGAAGTAGCAAAAGTAGTATATATTTCTGCAATAACTGAAACTAAAGAAAAAGCCATAAAAATTGCTGCAAAATACAAAGAGGAAAATGTAGTAGAAAGAGATTTTGAAATGTCGTGGACAAGAAGTAGGGTAGAATTAGATTATCTTAATTTAAAACCCAGAGAATTAGGCCTTTTGCAAAGAATGTTGGCTCACATTTTATTTGTGAGTCCTCAACGCAGGTATAGAGAAGAGATGATTTTGAAAAATGTAAAAGGTCAATCTGGTCTGTGGGCATATGGGATTTCAGGAGATTTGCCAATTGTGTTAGTAGAGATAGAAAAGATGGAAGAAATAGAAATGGTAAAGTGGTTTTTAAAAGCTTATGAATATTGGAAAATGAAAGGGATAAATATTGACCTTGTGATATTAAACAAAGATAAAAGCGGTTATCTACAGCCCTTACATGATAAGATAAAAGAATTAATTAATACTACCTTTTCTTATGACATTTTTGGCAAATATGGAGGCGTATATTTGTTACAGCAAAATAATTTAAAAGAGGAAGATGTATATCTTTTAAATACTGTTGTTGCCCTTAAGTTTGAAGGAGGAAATGAATCTATTTACGACCAGATAATGATTAAAGAGACAAAAAACGCTCCAAAACTTAAAAATTGGGTCAAAAAAGTACAAAATTTTGAAGAAATCAAATTAGAGGAATTACCATTAGATTATTACAATGGTTTTGGAGGATTTAGCTATGATGGCAAAGAGTATATCATAAAGTGGGAAGGCAAAAGTACTCCTGCTCCTTGGATAAATGTGATTTCCAACCCTTCTTTTGGCTTTCAGGTGTCAGAAACAGGAGCAGGGTATACTTGGGCAGAAAACAGCCGGGAATACAAATTGACTCCATGGTACAATGACCCTGTTTTAGACCCCCATGGAGAGGTAATTTATTTAACAGATGAGGAAACAGGGGACAGATGGTCAATTACTCCTTTACCTGCTGGTAAAGCAAAAGTTCATTATATAAAACATGGTTTTGGGTATACTTCATTTGAAACAATATGCTGTGGTTTAAGCCAACACTTAAAGATGTTTGTAGCAAAGGAAGATTCTATAAAGATAAATTTAGTTACCATCAAAAATTTAGGGAATGAAAACAGGAAACTTACAGTATCTTATTACATAAGGCCAGTTTTAGGAGTAACTGATGAGATTACTTTTCCGTATCTATTTACAAAGTACGATGAAAAAATAGGAGCATTAATGATTAAAAATGTGTACAATGAAGATTTTGCTAATAGATTAGCATTTTTGTCAGCTTCAGAAAAGATAAATTCATTTACAGGCGACAGAGCAGAGTTTATAGGAGTTGCTTCAAGTTTAACTTTACCCCAAGCATTGGAATATGAGACTCTCTCAAATTCTACAGGAATATCATTAGACCCCTGTGCTGCAATACAATTTCATGTAGAAGTAAAAGCTAAAGAAGAAAAGCAATTTACAATCTTGTTAGGACATGGTAAAAACGAAGAAGAAGTAAAAAGGTTGATTTTAAAGTATACAAATGTTGAAAATTGTCAGAATGAATTGCAAAGAGTCCAAGAATTTTGGCAAGAGCTTCTAAGAAGGATACAGATTAAAACTCCTGACAAGTCAATGGATTTACTTGTAAATGGATGGCTGCCTTATCAAACAATTGCGTGTAGATTGTGGGCAAGGTCAGCTTTTTATCAATCAGGAGGAGCTTATGGCTTTAGAGACCAATTGCAGGATGCTATGAATATGGTATATCTAGAGCCAGAATTTACAAAAAATCAAATAGTCAACGCTTGCCAGCATCAGTTTGTTGAAGGAGATGTGCAACATTGGTGGCATCCTGTATTAAATAAAGGTATAAGGACAAAATTTGCCGATGACTTGTTGTGGCTTCCTTACGTCACAGCTGACTATATAGAAAAGACAGGAGATTGGCCTATACTGGACATAGAAGTAAATTACTTAGAAGATTTGCGTTTAAAAGAAGAAGAGGAAGAAAGATATTCAACACCTCGTATATCTGAAACAAAAGGTACAGTATATGAGCATTGCATAAGGGCTATAGACTATTCGTTAAAATTTGGAGAACATGGTTTGCCTTTGATGGGGGCTGGCGACTGGAATGACGGAATGAATAAGGTAGGAAACAAAGGAAAAGGGGAAAGTGTATGGCTTGGCTGGTTTTTGTACACTATTCTTCAGAAGTTTTCGCCCATATGTCAAACTAAAAAGGATGAAGAACATGCAAAAAAGTATCAAGAAATAGCTAATAAATTAATAAAAGCTATAGAAGAAAATGCATGGGACGGAAGTTGGTACAGAAGGGCTTACTTTGACGATGGGACACCTTTAGGATCTGTAGACAATTCAGAATGTAAAATTGATTCCATATCTCAATCTTGGTCTGTTATATCTAAAGCGGGAAAAGAAGTAAGAGTAAAAGAGGCAATGAAGGCTGTTGTAAATTATTTGGTCAATGAGGAAGAAGGGATAATAAAGCTTTTAACCCCTCCCTTTGACAACGGGGATTTAAATCCGGGGTATATAAAAGGATATGTTCCAGGAGTTAGAGAAAATGGGGGTCAATACACTCATGCGGCAGCATGGGTAATACTCGCCTTTGCAGAGCTAGGAGAAGGAGATAGAGCATGGCAACTTTACAATATGATAAATCCTATAAATCACACCAGGACCCCTATTGAGTGTATGAAGTATAAAGTAGAGCCCTATGTCATGGCTGCAGATGTGTATGCGGTAGAACCTCATGTAGGAAGAGGAGGTTGGACGTGGTATACTGGCGCAGCAGGTTGGATGTACAGAATAGCAATTGAGAACCTCTTGGGTTTGAAAAAATACGGAGAAAAACTTATAATAGACCCTTGTATACCAAAAAATTGGGATAAATATGTGATAGAATATAACTATAAGAATACGAAATACCTAATAGAGGTAAGAAATCCCGAAGGTGTTAACAAAGGTGTAAAAGAAGTATATATAGATGGAGAGCTTGTCACAGATAAGACTATTGATTTAACAAAAGAAGGAAATGGTCATCAGGTGTTAGTGATAATGGGATAA
- a CDS encoding ABC transporter ATP-binding protein, with amino-acid sequence MMIELKNVTKVYGTRKAVDNISFSVDKGEIVGFLGPNGAGKTTTMKMITGYMPPTSGTIKIAGYDIVEQPIEAKKHIGYLPEVPPLYLDMTVEAYLHFVGGIKGVPPKKRREDVERIIHEVGLTDVRKRLIKNLSKGYKQRVGLAQAIIGDPDVLVLDEPTVGLDPKQIKEIRDIIKELGKKHTIILSTHILPEVSMVCDRVIIINKGKIVAIDKTENLSTALQNSRRYFIKVEGPYEEVVNSVKEIEGVTNVEAEVDSDNTIKLTVESSADKDVRKDMFFAFAKKGFPILELKMLNYSLEEVFLELTTEEESYDENVGNTKEGA; translated from the coding sequence ATGATGATAGAGCTAAAAAACGTCACAAAAGTTTATGGTACTCGTAAAGCAGTAGATAACATAAGCTTTTCTGTCGATAAAGGAGAAATAGTTGGTTTTTTGGGGCCCAATGGTGCTGGTAAAACTACCACTATGAAAATGATAACAGGATATATGCCTCCTACCAGCGGTACTATAAAAATTGCAGGATATGATATTGTTGAACAACCGATAGAGGCAAAGAAACATATTGGTTATTTACCAGAGGTACCTCCTTTGTATTTAGATATGACCGTAGAGGCATATCTCCATTTTGTAGGAGGTATAAAAGGTGTTCCTCCAAAAAAGAGAAGAGAAGATGTTGAACGAATTATACATGAAGTTGGTTTGACTGATGTGAGAAAAAGGCTTATAAAAAACTTGTCTAAAGGTTATAAACAAAGGGTTGGACTAGCACAAGCAATCATAGGAGACCCTGATGTTTTGGTATTAGATGAGCCGACAGTAGGTCTTGACCCTAAGCAAATTAAAGAAATAAGAGATATTATAAAAGAGTTAGGGAAAAAGCATACAATAATTTTAAGCACTCATATATTGCCAGAAGTTAGTATGGTATGTGACAGAGTTATTATAATAAATAAAGGTAAAATTGTTGCAATAGATAAGACAGAGAATTTATCAACTGCATTGCAAAATTCAAGGAGATATTTTATAAAAGTGGAAGGGCCTTATGAAGAAGTAGTAAACAGTGTAAAAGAGATTGAAGGAGTAACTAATGTAGAAGCAGAAGTTGATTCAGATAATACGATAAAGTTGACAGTGGAATCTTCTGCTGATAAAGATGTTCGAAAAGATATGTTTTTTGCTTTTGCCAAAAAAGGCTTTCCAATATTAGAACTTAAAATGCTAAATTATAGTCTTGAAGAAGTATTTTTAGAACTTACAACAGAGGAGGAAAGTTACGATGAAAATGTGGGAAATACTAAAGAGGGAGCTTAA
- a CDS encoding ABC transporter permease, translating into MKMWEILKRELKSYFFSPLAYVLLGFYLLISGYFFTTYVLSTHYAILTPILGSMVTVFMFISPILTMRLISEDMKTGTDQLLLTSPVTVTDIVIGKFFSTVFVYLVALVITFLYPIYLKLYSSPDMGSIIAGYIGVFLIGVTFISIGLFASSLTENQMIAGVIGFALILVLWLISWLGDVFSGKAKTIFQNLSFFDRLNNFLNGLVNLSDVVFFISVIIFFIFLTIRVVDKRRWS; encoded by the coding sequence ATGAAAATGTGGGAAATACTAAAGAGGGAGCTTAAAAGCTATTTCTTTTCCCCACTTGCCTATGTGCTGCTAGGATTTTATCTTTTGATATCTGGATACTTTTTTACAACCTATGTGTTATCTACTCATTATGCTATATTAACTCCAATCTTAGGTAGTATGGTCACTGTTTTTATGTTTATAAGTCCTATTTTGACAATGAGACTTATTTCAGAGGATATGAAGACGGGAACAGATCAACTTTTACTCACGTCACCCGTTACAGTTACTGATATAGTGATTGGCAAGTTTTTTTCTACAGTGTTTGTGTATTTAGTAGCACTTGTAATAACTTTTTTATACCCCATTTATCTTAAATTGTATTCTTCACCAGATATGGGTTCTATCATAGCAGGTTATATTGGAGTGTTTCTAATAGGAGTGACTTTTATATCAATAGGGCTTTTTGCTTCTTCACTTACAGAAAATCAAATGATAGCTGGAGTAATTGGATTTGCTTTAATTCTTGTGCTTTGGTTGATTAGTTGGCTAGGAGACGTGTTTAGTGGAAAAGCAAAAACTATTTTTCAGAATCTGTCTTTCTTTGACAGGCTAAATAATTTTCTAAATGGATTAGTGAATTTAAGTGATGTAGTCTTTTTCATAAGTGTAATTATATTCTTTATTTTCTTGACAATTCGTGTTGTAGACAAAAGACGTTGGAGTTAG